Genomic segment of Umezawaea sp. Da 62-37:
GCTGGCGCTGACCACGAGCATCGTGGTGGTGGGCAGGCCGGTGCGCTTGCCGATCTCGTCGACCACCGAGGGCGCCATGCCGCCGGGGGCGCTGGCCTCCACGGCGACGATCCCGTCGCGCACCGCCGTGATCGGCGCGCCGCGCAGGGCGTCGTAGACGGCGAAGTAGACCACCAGCACGGCGGTGGTGAGCAGGACGCCTGCGATGCCCGCGGCGACCGCGGCGGCCAGCCTGGCGGGTCGGAAGTACCAGCTCCGCATGAGCGAGCGGGAGACCAGCCTGGTCGCGTCCAACGCCATCAGCCGACCCGCCCGGCCGTGCGCAGGGTGCCCGCGGTCATGGTGGCGACGACGTCGGCGCCACCCGCCAGGTCGAGGTCGTGCGTCACGATCACGGTGGCCGCGCCGCGCTCCTTGACCATCGTGCGGAGCAGCTCCTGCACGAGCAGGCCGTTCTCCTCGTCCAGCGCGCCGGTCGGCTCGTCGGCGAAGACGATCGCGGGCTCGTTCACGCAGGCCCTGGCGACCGCGGTGCGCTGGGCCTCGCCGCCGGAGACCTGGCCGGGCCAGCTGCGCGCCCGGTGCGAGAGGCCGACCTCGTCGAGGGCGGCGCGTGCCCGCGCCAGCGCCGCGGACAGCTTCACGCCGGACATGACCAGCGGGGCCGCGACGTTCTCCTCCAGGTTGAGCGTCGGGACCAGGTTGTCCTTCTGGAGCACGAACCCGATGTGCTCGGCCCGCAGCCGCGCCATCGCGGCCTCGTCCAACTCGGCGAGGTCGTGGCCGAGCAGGGTGATCCGGCCGGAGGTCGGCCGGTCCAGCCCGGACAGGCAGTTCGCGAACGTGGACTTGCCGCTGCCGCTCTTGCCGACGATGGCCACGATCTGACCCGCGTGGACCTCCAGGTGGCAATCGTGCAGCACCTGGGTCGCGGTGTCGCCGCGGCCGAACTCCCGGCTCACTCCCTCGGCGCGCAACACTGGGCTCGCGGTCACTTAACTCCCCTTCTGGGCAACGGATGGCGTCCGGTCGGCGGGACGGGACGAGCGCAGGGCGGCGGGCGCGTGCGAGGGCACGGCGGGGCTCGTCGGGTGCACCGGCTCCACCCGCCGGTAGGCGGACCCCGGCGCGGGCCGGGGGTCGGGTTCGCCGCGGTTGGGCCAGAACGCCATGGCGCGCTCGGCCTGCGCCGTGATGGTCAGCGACGGGTTCACGCCCGCGTCGGCCGTGACGGTCGAGCCGTCCACGACGTGCAGGCCGGGGTGCCCGTGCAACCGGTGGTAGGGGTCGACGACGCCGGTCTCCGGGGTGTCGCCGATCGGGCAGCCGCCGACGAACGGCAGGACCACCTGCACGTGCGCCAGACCCGGCAGCGTGCCCGCGGGAACGCCGCCGATCTGCTCCGCCGTGCGGCGCACGACGTCCCCGACCAACTCGGAGTTGACCGTGGGCAGCGCGCCGGGGTCGCGGCGCGCGGTCAGGCCCCGCCGTGGCCCGGACCTGGGCGACACGGTCAGCGTGCCCGCGCCGCGGCGCACGACGAACACGATGATCGACCGCTCGGACCACCGGCGCACGTCCAGGAACCGGGCGGCGGCCAGCGGGCGCCGGGCCACCAGTCCGAGCCAGCGCAGCCAGCGCGGCGTCGTGCCGTCGGCGTCGACGAACGGGGTCGTGGCCAGGCCCATGGAGTTGGAGCCGCGGCCGTAGCGGCCCGCCTGGATGAGGGTGTCCTCGTCCGGGTAGAACGAGGAGGTGGCCGCGACACCCGTGCTGTAGTCGTCCCCGGTGACCTTCGGCGCGACCGCGGCCAGCAGGTCCGACGGCGCCCTGGTGAGGCTGCCGAGCCTCGACGAGACGCGGGTGAGCGAACCGTCGCCCGCCAGCCGGTGCAGCAGGCGCTGGGTGCCCACCGCGCCCGCGGCGAACACCACCTGCTCGGCGGTGATCACCTTGGCGGTCCGGCCCGCGAACCACGCGCCGGTCCGCACGGTGTGGACCGCGTAGCCCGCCGCGCCCGACTCGTCGAGCGGGCGCACCGAGGACACGGTGGTCTGCGGCAGGACGGTGGCACCGGCCCGCTCCGCCAGGTGCAGGTAGTTCTTCACGACCGTGTTCTTCGCGCCGTACCGGCAGCCGGTCAGGCACTCGCCGCACTCGCGGCAGCCCGCGCGGCGCGGCCCCGCTCCCCCGAAGTAGGGGTCGTCGACCTCCTCCGGCGGTCCGAAGTGGACGGCGACGGGCAGCGGGCGGAACGTGGCGCCCGCACCCATCCCGTCCGCGACCGCCCGCATCGCGCGGTCGGTGGGCGTGGTGGTCGGGTTCACGGCCGAGCCGAGCATCCGGCGCGCCTGGTCGAAGTGCGGCGCCAGTTCGGCCCGCCAGTCCGCGATGCCCGACCAGTGCGGGTCGTCGTAGAAGCCCTGCCCCGGCTCGTAGAGGGTGTTGGCGAAGACCAGCGAGCCGCCGCCGACACCGGCTCCCGTGGGCACGATGAGCGGGCCCAGCCTGCTCAGGCGCTGGAACCCGCGCATCCCGAGCTTCGGCGCGAACAGGTACTTGCGCAACCGCCACGAGTTCTTCGGGAAGTCCGAGTCCTCGAAGCGCCACCCCGCCTCCAGGACGCCGACGCGGTAGCCCTTCTCGGTGAGCCGCAGCGCGGTCACCGCGCCGCTGAACCCGGACCCGATGACGAGCACGTCGTAGTCGTGCCCAGGGGCGGTCACCGGACGCCGGCCGTGAGCGCGAGGGGCACGAACTTGACCATGCCGTCGAAGAGGCCGAGCAGGATGTCCTTCATGGACTCGGTGAGCACCCGGATCGCGACCGGGTCGATGATGCTGGCCAGCGTCGGCACGCCGAAGTCGAACTCCGCGTGGAAGACGACGAACACGTCGCCGCCGTCCTGGCGCACCGTCCACTCGCCCTCGAACGCGTCGAAGTCGCCGGTGGTCTGGGTGAAGCGGCTGATCAGGTCCACCCGGTCGAACGTGTCGACCTCGGTCCACCGCAGGACGCCGTTGCGGAAGTTCACGGCCCAGTGGCTGACGACGGAGCCGTCGGCCGCGGCGGGTTCGGTCACGACCTCGCGCACCGCCTCGACCAGCTCGGGGTAGCGGCCGAAGTCGACGACGGTGTCGTAGACCTCACGGGCCTGCCTGCCGGGCACGATGGCCTCGATCCGGACGATCTGCATGTCGTTCCTCCTCACCGGCTCGCCGGGAAGCGCCCGGCGAGCACGGAGAACGCGCTGTCGAAGACGGTGGCCACCTGGTCGAGCTCGTCCGCCGAGATCGTGGCGGGCGGGGTCAGGCGCAGGACGTGCGAGTTGTTCATCGAGTGGTTGACGAGCACCCGCCCGTCGATCAGTTCCAGCACCAGCTCGCCCGCCAGGCCGGGGTCGGCCATCTCGACACCGATCAGCAGGCCCTCGCCGCGCACCTCGGTGACGAGGTGCGGGCAGCGCAGCGCGGCGGCGTCGGCGATGCGGCGCTTGAGGTCCGCGCCGATCTTCGCCGACTTCGCGACGGCGTCCTCCATGATGATCGCCTCGATCGCGGCCTTGGCCGCGGCCACCGCGATCGGGGCGGCGGAGAACGTGGAGGTGTGCAGGAACGGGTCCTTGTCGAACGGCGCGTACGCCTCCGGCGTGGCGACCGCGGCGGCCACCGGCACGACGCCGCCGGACAGGCCCTTGCCGACCAGCATCACGTCCGGGGTGACGGCCTCGGGGTCGTGGCCCCACCAGCGGCCGAGCCGCCCGAGACCGGTGAGGATCTCGTCGACCACCAGGAAGGCGCCGTACTCGGTGCGCAGCCTGCCGAGTTCGGCGAGGTAGCCCTCGGGCGGGAACACGACGCCGCCCTCCCCCTGCACGGGTTCGACGATCACGCAGGCGGGCGGACCGTCGCGCAGCGCCGCCTCCATCGCCTCGACGTCGCCGAACGGCACGGCGGTCACGTCGGGCAGCAGGGGCTGGAACGAGTCCTGGTACACGCCGCGCGCCGTGACGCTGAGCGCGCCCAGCGTCTTGCCGTGGTAGCCGTTGACGGTGGTGACGAGCCGCCGCCTGCCGTTGGCCCTGGCCATCTTGATGGCGGTCTCGGTCGCCTCGGTGCCCGAGCCGACGAAGTGCACCTTGGTGAGCCCCGGCGGGCACACGTCGGCCAGCGCCTTCGCGGCCGCGGCGCTCACCGGTTCCAGCAGCAGCCGGGTGGCCAGCGGGTTCGCGCGCACCTGGGCCACGACGGCCTCGGTGACGTGCGGGTGGGTGCCGCCGAGGATGAACACGCCGTACCCGGCGCAGTTGACGAACCGCTGCCCGTCGGAGGTGTGCACGGAGGCGCTGTGGGAGGTGGACTCCCAGAAGCCGCCGAACATCTCGCCGAGGGAGGCGCGCCCGCTGCTCAGGTGGGTGCGGAAGGCGTCGAGGAGCTCGTGCTGTGTGGGGACTGCTGGCTGTGTGGTGGTCATCGGTTCCAGGATTCGTGTGGCAGGGGGAAGTGCGGTCGCGCTAGTCGATGCGGAGCAGGTGTCCGGCGTGGTAGCGGTCGAGAGCGGCCGCGGTGGACGTCCGGCCGGGCGGGTGGAACGCCAGCGCGTGCACGCTGGCCGCGAGGAGGGCGACGTCCGGCGAGGACACGAAGGCCATGCCGCCCAGCAGTTCGACGGTCGTGCCGACGACCCGCCGGATCGTGCGCTGCATGCTGTACCGGGCGGTGAGCGCGTCGGCGAGGGTGTCGTTGCCGGACTGGCCGGAGTCCACCGCCCACGCGACCCGGTCCAGCGCGAACGCGCTCGCCTCCAGGTCCGTCACCACGTCCACCCGCGTCCCGGTGTCGCCCCGGCCGGACTCCAGCAGCCGGGACACCAGCGCGCTGGCCGTGCCGAGGTAGACGGCGGAGACCAGCAGGGTGAACCAGACCAGCCCGGTGGTGTTCAGGTCGTCGAGGTTGGTCTCCGGGTCGAGCACCGGCTTGACCATCAGCTCGTCGGGCACCAGCACGTCGTCGAGCACGACCTCGTCGCTCTCGGCGCCCGCCAGCACGATGGAGTCCCAGAACGGGCGGACGGAGATGCCGGGCGTGCCCGCGGGGATGACCGCGATGCCCAGCGCGGTCCCGCCGTCCTCGTCGGGCAGCGCCACGCTCGCCGTGATCAGGTCCATCGACGACGACAGGCTGCACGGCTTCTTGCTGCCCGAGACCAGCCAGCCGCCTTCGGCGCGGCGCGCGACCATGGTGGGCGTGAGCACGCCCTGCCCGGTGCGGCCCTCGGCGAACGCGCTGCTCATCATCCGCTTGTCGCGGGCGACCGCGTCGAGCAGCAGCCACTCGAAGCCGGTGCTGGTGGCCGCGAGGGTCACCAGGCTGGCCACCGAGAAGTTGTGCATCGTGGCCGCCACGGCCACCGACGGCGACCGGGTGGCGATGGCGCGGGTGCAGCGCACGGCGTCCCGCGCGCTCGCGCCGACCCCGCCGTGCTCGGCGGGCACCAGCAGACCCGAGCCGCCCGCGTCGCGGAGCGCGGCGATACCGGGCCCGCCGCGCTGCTCCAGCTCGCTCAGCAAGAACGCGCCCAAAGCCTTGTCCAGTCCCGGAAGCAGCGCTTCCAGGGTGTCGTGCTCGCGTTGCAGGAACTTCACCGCGCCACCACCGGGGAGGCGGCGGGCGGCAGCGCGCTCTCGAACACCCGCGACCGCGGCGTCACCCTCGTGGCGATGCTGACGGCCTGGAGGTGGCTGGTCCGCAGCATCGGGAAGTTGACCTCGCCGAACGGACCGCCGGACAGGCCGGTGCCGCCGTGCGTCGGCAACCCCGGCACGAAGCCGAGGTGGCTGTCGTTGACCTTGAGGATGCCGCCGTTGTCGAGCTCGGAGCAGAACCGCTCGATCACCTCGGGGTCCTCCGACCACAGCGAGTTGCGCAGCCCGTAGGGGTTGGCGTTCATGAACCGCAGCGCGTCCGCGAAGGCGTCCTCGGACGACTCGGCGTCGGGCACGACGATGGACAGCAGCGGGTAGAACGTCTCGTTGCGGACGGCCCGCATCTTCTCGGCCCGGTCGTAACCGTCGACCCTGAG
This window contains:
- a CDS encoding aminotransferase class III-fold pyridoxal phosphate-dependent enzyme; protein product: MTTTQPAVPTQHELLDAFRTHLSSGRASLGEMFGGFWESTSHSASVHTSDGQRFVNCAGYGVFILGGTHPHVTEAVVAQVRANPLATRLLLEPVSAAAAKALADVCPPGLTKVHFVGSGTEATETAIKMARANGRRRLVTTVNGYHGKTLGALSVTARGVYQDSFQPLLPDVTAVPFGDVEAMEAALRDGPPACVIVEPVQGEGGVVFPPEGYLAELGRLRTEYGAFLVVDEILTGLGRLGRWWGHDPEAVTPDVMLVGKGLSGGVVPVAAAVATPEAYAPFDKDPFLHTSTFSAAPIAVAAAKAAIEAIIMEDAVAKSAKIGADLKRRIADAAALRCPHLVTEVRGEGLLIGVEMADPGLAGELVLELIDGRVLVNHSMNNSHVLRLTPPATISADELDQVATVFDSAFSVLAGRFPASR
- a CDS encoding GMC family oxidoreductase; protein product: MTAPGHDYDVLVIGSGFSGAVTALRLTEKGYRVGVLEAGWRFEDSDFPKNSWRLRKYLFAPKLGMRGFQRLSRLGPLIVPTGAGVGGGSLVFANTLYEPGQGFYDDPHWSGIADWRAELAPHFDQARRMLGSAVNPTTTPTDRAMRAVADGMGAGATFRPLPVAVHFGPPEEVDDPYFGGAGPRRAGCRECGECLTGCRYGAKNTVVKNYLHLAERAGATVLPQTTVSSVRPLDESGAAGYAVHTVRTGAWFAGRTAKVITAEQVVFAAGAVGTQRLLHRLAGDGSLTRVSSRLGSLTRAPSDLLAAVAPKVTGDDYSTGVAATSSFYPDEDTLIQAGRYGRGSNSMGLATTPFVDADGTTPRWLRWLGLVARRPLAAARFLDVRRWSERSIIVFVVRRGAGTLTVSPRSGPRRGLTARRDPGALPTVNSELVGDVVRRTAEQIGGVPAGTLPGLAHVQVVLPFVGGCPIGDTPETGVVDPYHRLHGHPGLHVVDGSTVTADAGVNPSLTITAQAERAMAFWPNRGEPDPRPAPGSAYRRVEPVHPTSPAVPSHAPAALRSSRPADRTPSVAQKGS
- a CDS encoding acyl-CoA dehydrogenase family protein, with product MKFLQREHDTLEALLPGLDKALGAFLLSELEQRGGPGIAALRDAGGSGLLVPAEHGGVGASARDAVRCTRAIATRSPSVAVAATMHNFSVASLVTLAATSTGFEWLLLDAVARDKRMMSSAFAEGRTGQGVLTPTMVARRAEGGWLVSGSKKPCSLSSSMDLITASVALPDEDGGTALGIAVIPAGTPGISVRPFWDSIVLAGAESDEVVLDDVLVPDELMVKPVLDPETNLDDLNTTGLVWFTLLVSAVYLGTASALVSRLLESGRGDTGTRVDVVTDLEASAFALDRVAWAVDSGQSGNDTLADALTARYSMQRTIRRVVGTTVELLGGMAFVSSPDVALLAASVHALAFHPPGRTSTAAALDRYHAGHLLRID
- a CDS encoding ABC transporter ATP-binding protein, with the translated sequence MTASPVLRAEGVSREFGRGDTATQVLHDCHLEVHAGQIVAIVGKSGSGKSTFANCLSGLDRPTSGRITLLGHDLAELDEAAMARLRAEHIGFVLQKDNLVPTLNLEENVAAPLVMSGVKLSAALARARAALDEVGLSHRARSWPGQVSGGEAQRTAVARACVNEPAIVFADEPTGALDEENGLLVQELLRTMVKERGAATVIVTHDLDLAGGADVVATMTAGTLRTAGRVG
- a CDS encoding SRPBCC family protein; this encodes MQIVRIEAIVPGRQAREVYDTVVDFGRYPELVEAVREVVTEPAAADGSVVSHWAVNFRNGVLRWTEVDTFDRVDLISRFTQTTGDFDAFEGEWTVRQDGGDVFVVFHAEFDFGVPTLASIIDPVAIRVLTESMKDILLGLFDGMVKFVPLALTAGVR